TGGGGCGATAACCAAAATTTTCAGGCTGAAGGCTGAAGAATAAGGATCTTGGTTATTATTGCTCTTGTCAGGGTTAAAAATTATCTTGTTTTTTTCTACAGGATTGAGGCAGTAAGTTCTAAATCTGTTCCAACCTGCGTACAAACAATCATCTGCGCACAAGGTGGCAAAAAAACCGGTAACAAGGGCACTCAAATGATCGCCCCTCACTTGAGTGCCCTGCAAGGTTATTTTTGTGACTTACTCCTGACCAACCCCTCCAGCCTTCTCTTTTCTTCCTTCACCCTTCTTCCTTCAGCCTTCAGCCTTCACCCTTCAGCCTTCACCCTTCAGCCTTCACCCTTCAGCCTTCAGCCTTCACCCTTCAGCCTTCTAACTTAATACCGATAATGCTCAGGCTTGAAAGGACCTTCCACAGGCACCCCGAGATATTCGGCCTGTTTGGGTGTCAGCTTTTCCAGAGATACTCCGAGACGGCCCAGATGCAGCCGGGCAACTTCTTCATCTAATTTTTTTGACAAGACCCTGACAACAGGTTCATAATCATTTCGGGCCAGATCTATCTGAGCCAGAACCTGGTTGGTAAAACTGTTGCTCATGACAAAACTTGGGTGGCCTGTGGCGCAGCCCAGATTTACCAGCCTGCCTTCTGCAAGAACAATCACAGAGCGACCTGATTTCATAGTCCACTTATCCACCTGGGGCTTGATAACCAGCCGTTTGCAGTCTGGATTATTTTCAAGGTAGGCCATTTCAATTTCTGAATCAAAATGTCCAATATTGCATATAATCGCCTCATCCTTCATGCGCTCCATATGCTCGCCCCGAATCACATCGCAGCAGCCTGTAGCAGTAACAAAGATATCTCCCTCCTCAATAGCCTTGTCCATGGTGGCAACTTCATATCCTTCCATAGCTGCCTGCAAAGCGCAAATAGGATCAATCTCAGTGACAATCACCCTTGCCCCAAAGCCGCGCATGGACTGAGCACAACCTTTACCAACATCTCCATAGCCGCAGATTACGACCACCTTGCCGGCCACCATGACATCAGTAGCCCGCTTGATGCCGTCTGCAAGAGATTCGCGGCAGCCATAAAGGTTGTCAAACTTTGACTTGGTAACAGAATCGTTGACATTGATGGCCGGAAAAAGAAGTTCACCCTTTTTTTCCATTTGATAAAGCCTGTGTACGCCAGTTGTTGTCTCTTCTGAAACGCCTCTGATTTTCTCAGCTATTCTGGTCCATTTGCCGGGATTATTTTTAAGACTGTGGCGTAGACGTTCCAGTACAATTTCAAATTCCTTATTATCTGACTTCTCATCAAGGATCGAAGGATCCTTTTCCGCCTTCACCCCGTAATGAACCATCATAGTAGCATCACCGCCGTCATCAACAATGAGGTCTGGTCCGGAACCATCGGGCCAGGTCAGAGCCTGTTCAGTGCACCACCAGTATTCCTCCAGAGTTTCTCCCTTCCAGGCAAAAACTTTGGCAAGTCCGGCCTTGACCACTGCTGCTGCAGAATGATCCTGAGTGGAAAAAATATTGCACGAAGCCCAGCGAAGATCTGCTCCAAGCTTGTGCAAAGTTTGAATGAGCATGGCAGTCTGAATGGTCATGTGCAGGCTGCCCATGATCTTCAAACCCTTAAGAGGCTTTTCATCACCATACTCTTCTTGAAGGGCCATAAGCCCGGGCATTTCATTTTCTGAAAGCTGCATCTCCATTAAACCCCAGTCAGCCAGGGAAGGGTCAGCTATTTTATTATCCAATTTTGGATCCAAAGACAAAAACATAAATCTCCTCCTGTTAAAATCATATCAGCTGCATTGCTCATGCAGACAGCAAGACTGAAGTCTGTCCCCTGCCTGAACCTGCTGTCATGGCATTCATGAACTGATACTCTCAATCTAAAAAATAAAGCACGCAACATAGCCATCATTGTTGCGGGTGTAAACCTTTTCTTGCACGGATGAGTTGAACACTTAGTATGGTGTCTGTTTGGAAAATATATAAACACCAACATTGGGCAGTTCAATTATAAATCCATCAGCAGTGATGGTTCCGGTTATAACTCCGCCGGTTTTGGTATGCAGCCAGAGCTCATCACCTCGAACTTTCCACCTGAACCTCACCAGGTCAATTTCTGTCTCCCAGATGCCTTCACCATTGTCTTTGAGCTCTATCTGAGAGTAAACTCCTGGAATATTTTCTTCACTTCCTTTGTACTTACCCGCCATCCCTGTTTGATCAGAGCAGGCTGCAAGCAGGGACAAAATCAGGATGATCAGAATAAGTACAGGGGTTTTCTCGGTTTTCATAAGTTTTTTTCCTGCTGTAAATTACTTGTGAGTTAAAAGCTCCTCACCCGGGGGACCGGGACCGAACCTGGGAGTAACTGTCTTTAAAGTGGAGCCTGCATCCTGCAGGCTATTTAATTCCAGGCGGCTGGAAGCCGCCTCCACCTTGAAAAACAGTCCCATATTTGGAAATTGGGACAGTCCCCGCGAGGTGCTACAAACAAGACTGATGCTGCATTGGTTCCTGGTAGAAATTTGATTTAATGATAAAATTTACACAGCGAGGGACAGTCCCTGTGCCAAGTGCAAAGTTCCCATCTTTGACGGAACTTTTCTGGCAAATGTGCATCAATCATGAGCAAAAATCGTAAAAATGTGAAAATTGTAACCGTCTGATTTTATTAGCAAAACGATTCCAGTTACTTGTAAGCTCCTCACCCGGGGGACCGGGACCGAACCTGGGAGTAACTAAGAATCAGCCTTAGCGCGTTAGGGATTGCCGCGCTCGAAGACTCGCTCGCAATGACACCTGAGCTGTCAGGGATGTAGTTGCTGAAAACCTGTCATCCACGAGGGAGCCTAAGCGACGAAGCAATCTGTATGGTAAAACCATAATACTCTGAATTTATTAGCAAAACGATTGTAGTTGCTTGTTAGCGCGTCAAAGGCTCTGCACCGAATATTATTTCTACAGCCTTTTCAACATTGCCATAAACCTGTTTTCAAGATGCAGCATTCTATCGAAATAATAGATATGCACGCACATAAGCAACCATGTGATATCCCTGATAACCGTCATCCAGCTGATGGGTTCATCCGAACTGCTGAAGCATCCACAACTGATGGGGGAGTCACGCAGCAGATTGATGAGCACTGCAATGGTGAACAAAACCAGCATAAAGGCAATAAGCACTGTAGCAGACCTGGCCCTGAAGCCTACTACGAGCATGATGCCGCATATCAACTCCAGCCAGGGCATGGTTATGGCCAGGAAATTGACTGACCAGTAGGGAACTAACTGGTAGCTTGCTATGGTTTCGGCAAATTCAGCGCCGTAGTTTATCTTGTACATGCTGGCAAAAATAAACAGCCCCCCGATGTACAAACGCAGAATCAGGGCCAGGTAGGGACTTGTCAGCACTTTTAGTACAATCCCTTTATCCTGTTTCTTTTTTTTGTTCATGGCTCCACCGGCATGTTCAGCTTTTTCCACTCATTTAACCCACCGGCAAGGATCCGCACATTCTTGTGACCGCGCAGGGACAATTCGTGAGCAACTTTTTCATCGTATCTTCTACTTATATTTCGCCCATACACTATGAGCTCTTTTTCCGGATCCATATTAGCAAAGCGCATAAGATATACAAAATCAAACAGATTCAAGGGCAGACTGACAGCATCCGCGATTCTTTCCTGAGAATAAAACTCATTAGGCCTGGCATCTACAAAAACTGCAGCATTGTTCTGGTGCTTCAAGGCTGCCCAGTCAGCTTCAATCTCCGGTGCAGACGTAAAAGTCCAGGTCTTTGGTATGGGGCTGGTTCCGCCAGGGCTTGAAAGGTTGTAGGTCAGGCTTAGCACAAGAGTCAGTGAAAAAATCAGAATAAAATCAACAGCATTGACCCGTTCCAGACGTGTAAGCTCATTCTTGATGAGAGAGCTGATTCTATTGCCGGCTTTTTGTAGAACATTGACCCTATCTCTGGTCTCCCTGAGTTCTTCAATGGTTTTGGACAATTCATAATTTCTGCGTCCCAAATCGAGGTTCAGTTTCTGAATTATCTCAAAAGACAGGACATTTTCTAAGGACAAGAGAAAATTTCGGGTTAAAGAGGTCAAAAGCTCTTCTTCATCAGTACTGAATTCCTCGTCTGTAATTTTGGAACAAAAACCCATCAGTCCAAAATAATTTTCATCCAGACTGAATACTGCTCCCATATCTAAGGGCAGATCCAGGGCCTGCCCTGCAAGATGACTTGTCTGCAGCGGCTGCACCTTGAAATCAGGCAGGGAAAAACATGCCGGAGACGGATAAAAAGACAATACAAGCTGTTTGACCCTGGTCTGATCAAGCTGGTCCAGAGCCTTGGCCTTATCACCCCTGCGGGAAATAATCAGCCGGTTCTCCTGTACGTCAAAGAGCAGAATAAAGCCGCATCTGGCACTCATTGCTCCCTGAGCCATAAGTAAAAAACCGTCCAGAAGTTTTTTTTTGTCAAAAACTCCGCTCAGTTCTCTAGCCATTTCTGAAAGGGCTTTAAAGTGGAAGACCTGTCGATCAAGGTCAGACTGCGCCTTTTGCGCATGGGACAGGGCGTTGTTAAGCTGCATGTTTTTCTGAAGAAGATCTTCGTTAAGCTGTCTGACCTCTCTTGAAGAGCCAGCCATCTTCAGGCAGTCCATAAGTACTTCTGTCATGCTGAGCAGAAAGTCTGTCTCGTGAGTGTCGTAATCATTGGAGGTTATTTTCGGACCAATTCCCACAAAGCCATAGCAGTCTGAACTGAGGGTCCATTGCACAAGCACTCTGGTATCTGCAGGCCAGGCAACTTCTTTGTCCTGGCCTTGGGGAGGTTCATTAACAGTGACTAAGCGCACCTGCTTGGGCAGAACCTCTTCCAGAACATCAAGATGATTAAAATAAACGCCATAAATTTGCGGACCGCATTCCCGCAAGATCTGAGCTTCGCTGGCTGCAATTCCCCTGGACTCAAAAATGGATGTCCGGCCATAATTCTGCATGGAAACAGCAAATCCCCGGGATGTTCCCACTGTGCCTAAGATGATAAGCAGAAACTTTTCCAGGATCTCTTCCTGATCTTCGAGAAGTGTTAACTCACGTATAGCTTCATTGAGAATGCGCAGTTGATAAGCCTGCCTCTCAAGCTGTTCCAGCCTTGACTGAGATGAGCTTTCGTCTATTGTTGGGTTCTGTTTAACCATACTTAATGTTCACAAGGTAATTTCAAGACCTGAGGTTGATGGGTTTTGCATAAATTTTTTTCAACAGGTTATCCGCCTTGCGAAACAATATTTCTGATCTTTTCCATGAAAATGGACAATTCGGGAATTCTTCCGAGATGGGCATAAAGCACCAGCCCGTCACTTCTGACAATCAGGGTAAAAGGGGTGTCAGGACTGCCTATGGCCGCATGAAAGTCATACTCATAGTCTTCAAGGATAGGATAAGGAGCTTTCCAGGTATCACGCAGATATTCAATTTCCATGGAAGTTGAACCAGGGGACACACTGAACATGAGCATTGTCTCGCTTAAGACCTCGTCTCGGTTGATCCGGTTGAAAAGATGGTTAATCTCGCTGGACTGGGCATGACAGACCGGACAGTAGGCACCTACCACCTCAATCAGAAAAAAATCCACATCCAGTTTCTCGAGAGTAAACATTTCTTCTTCCATCAGGCCCATATACTGCCTTTCCTTTTCAGTGTAAGGAGCCTTAAACTGCAAGTCAGCAATTACCTGCCCTTCTTTGACAGGATTTTTATCAGCCTGGGCAGGCATGCTCAAAATAAAAACCAACAAAAAAATGATTATACAGAAAAATGACCTTTTCATGCCTCAAATCTCCTTGGAGAAATTTATATATTTTTTTAATCACTTGAGAATCATTCCTCTCATCTATACTTTATTTCAAATAGCCCAGAGCTTCCTCCTGGGTGCTGAAAACCGGAGTAATTCTGGTTATGCCCACTATTTCAAAAAACTTTTCCATATTTTCCGACATGCCTGTCAGTGCAGTTTTGCGGTTTTCATCCGAGCAGCGCGTCAGAACCTGAATCAGGATACCGATTCCAGCTCCGCTAACCGAAGTGTTTTCGCTGAAACGCAGCAGCACCGGCATATTTTGCTGTTCAAGTATTTCATCAAACACACCAACAAACAGATCTTCATGCGAGGCATTTATATTACCCTGCACATCCACCACTGCAACCCCTCCATCCCGGGACCAGGACAGCTCCTGCTCACTGCTTTCCAGAAGACTGATTCGTTCTTGAGCTCTTTTAAGTGCTGAATCAAGGGCGTTTTTTTGAATTGGCTTGTTGATAAAGTCCGTGGCATTGAGGTTCATGGCTTCAATGGTCAGATCCACATCACCATGTCCTGTAATAATAATAACCTCGGTTTGCGGGCTCATGGCCTTGATCTGTTTGAGGACTTCCAGGCCGTCCATGCCGGGCATCTTGATATCTGTGATAACAATGGCAGGCCTTTCCTTTTGAAATATTTTCAGCCCCTGCTCTCCATTTTCAGCAGTAAATACAGTATAGCCGTACACTTTTAAAAAAAGCTGAAACATGCTCAATGTGGGTTTTTCGTCATCGATAACTAATATTTTGCGCATTTGTCTTCTTCTTTTTTTGGAATAGTTTAGCTTTCTTCAAAGTAGTCAGGGGCGGTCGCTCAGAAGCTCCCCACCCGTGCGGACCGGAACCGAACCTGTGAGAAACTTGAAATAGCCTCAACGTGTTCGAGATTGCCGCGCTCGAAGACTCGCTCGCAATGACACCTGAGGTGTCAGGGATGTGGTTGCTGAAAACCTGTCACCAGCGAGGGAGCATAAACGACCGAAGCAATCTGTATGGTAAAAC
Above is a genomic segment from Desulfonatronovibrio magnus containing:
- the ahcY gene encoding adenosylhomocysteinase, with the translated sequence MFLSLDPKLDNKIADPSLADWGLMEMQLSENEMPGLMALQEEYGDEKPLKGLKIMGSLHMTIQTAMLIQTLHKLGADLRWASCNIFSTQDHSAAAVVKAGLAKVFAWKGETLEEYWWCTEQALTWPDGSGPDLIVDDGGDATMMVHYGVKAEKDPSILDEKSDNKEFEIVLERLRHSLKNNPGKWTRIAEKIRGVSEETTTGVHRLYQMEKKGELLFPAINVNDSVTKSKFDNLYGCRESLADGIKRATDVMVAGKVVVICGYGDVGKGCAQSMRGFGARVIVTEIDPICALQAAMEGYEVATMDKAIEEGDIFVTATGCCDVIRGEHMERMKDEAIICNIGHFDSEIEMAYLENNPDCKRLVIKPQVDKWTMKSGRSVIVLAEGRLVNLGCATGHPSFVMSNSFTNQVLAQIDLARNDYEPVVRVLSKKLDEEVARLHLGRLGVSLEKLTPKQAEYLGVPVEGPFKPEHYRY
- a CDS encoding response regulator; protein product: MRKILVIDDEKPTLSMFQLFLKVYGYTVFTAENGEQGLKIFQKERPAIVITDIKMPGMDGLEVLKQIKAMSPQTEVIIITGHGDVDLTIEAMNLNATDFINKPIQKNALDSALKRAQERISLLESSEQELSWSRDGGVAVVDVQGNINASHEDLFVGVFDEILEQQNMPVLLRFSENTSVSGAGIGILIQVLTRCSDENRKTALTGMSENMEKFFEIVGITRITPVFSTQEEALGYLK
- a CDS encoding rhodanese-like domain-containing protein, yielding MVKQNPTIDESSSQSRLEQLERQAYQLRILNEAIRELTLLEDQEEILEKFLLIILGTVGTSRGFAVSMQNYGRTSIFESRGIAASEAQILRECGPQIYGVYFNHLDVLEEVLPKQVRLVTVNEPPQGQDKEVAWPADTRVLVQWTLSSDCYGFVGIGPKITSNDYDTHETDFLLSMTEVLMDCLKMAGSSREVRQLNEDLLQKNMQLNNALSHAQKAQSDLDRQVFHFKALSEMARELSGVFDKKKLLDGFLLMAQGAMSARCGFILLFDVQENRLIISRRGDKAKALDQLDQTRVKQLVLSFYPSPACFSLPDFKVQPLQTSHLAGQALDLPLDMGAVFSLDENYFGLMGFCSKITDEEFSTDEEELLTSLTRNFLLSLENVLSFEIIQKLNLDLGRRNYELSKTIEELRETRDRVNVLQKAGNRISSLIKNELTRLERVNAVDFILIFSLTLVLSLTYNLSSPGGTSPIPKTWTFTSAPEIEADWAALKHQNNAAVFVDARPNEFYSQERIADAVSLPLNLFDFVYLMRFANMDPEKELIVYGRNISRRYDEKVAHELSLRGHKNVRILAGGLNEWKKLNMPVEP
- a CDS encoding MauE/DoxX family redox-associated membrane protein, producing MNKKKKQDKGIVLKVLTSPYLALILRLYIGGLFIFASMYKINYGAEFAETIASYQLVPYWSVNFLAITMPWLELICGIMLVVGFRARSATVLIAFMLVLFTIAVLINLLRDSPISCGCFSSSDEPISWMTVIRDITWLLMCVHIYYFDRMLHLENRFMAMLKRL